From Punica granatum isolate Tunisia-2019 chromosome 1, ASM765513v2, whole genome shotgun sequence:
CGAGGCCGACCACCTCTCCAGATCCCAACCAGGACAATATCGCAATTCCTGGCTCAGTCACACTCCCCAAGCTCGACACCGAGCCCCGTCCATCTCTCCCCACATTCCTACCACCAACTAAAGACCAACTTCACCCACTCTCTGTCCCTCTTTGATCCCGCCTCTCCGCTCTCTCCCTCTACGAGTAGTCTTTCAAGCCCGCATGGCCTTCATAGCCCCCACGGCCTCCCTAGCCCGCATGGTCTTCCAAGTCGACACAGTCTTCCAAGCCCACACTCGCCGACCATCTTGTCCCCAAACCTTGTTCTCAATAGCTACCAAGACACGAACGCCTCCTTCCCGGGATTCTCCTTTCCCCAGCAGACCTCTGCTCTCCAGTTGCCTACTGCAAGTTCTTTCCAATTCACTCCATTAACTTTCAACCTCAACTCCACGCAAGGCCTGCAGACATCTCAACCACCTGGCACGGTGTACACTCCCACAAAACCAGAGGAGCTCCCTTCATACCAATCGTACCAGTCTCAACAGGAAAAGTCCGTGCTCGGGCCTGAGCCTGAGCCAAAGCCTGATGAGCAGGAAACCAGGTCGAAGCCCAGTCTGCCTTACAGCAGCAGCATGGGGCTGCTGGAGGACCTACTGCAGCAGGCTGAGGCACTGACCTCGAACGAGAACTCACAGGATCAGAACAACTTCTTCCAACTGCAGGATCAGAAGTCTGAGTTCTCGCTGAAGTCGGGCTACGCCTGGGATGATGTAGCTAATGGCTCTGATAGCTCCTCTGCAGGTTCGTAGAATATGCATCCTTGCTATACATAATTGCTTTTTCTTCCTGCTTTCGCGGTTTAAGATTCCAGAATCTACGGTTACTCAACATGTTATCTAAGTATTGGTTCGACTCTCCGGGTACAGGTCTTGTCCCTATCTCTTTCTATCCGTTTTGGTTCTGCCTGTTCTATTTGGGTCATGACAGTTTATCATGGCAACATGCAATTCGATGTCGATAAATTACTGGCTGAGTTTTCACTTAATAtgcaaattttaataatattaaagcGAAACTTTCTAATACAGATGCAGGATCAGAGATCAAGAACGAAGTGAAAGATGAGAGCGGCTCCCTACATGAGGACCTTACAGCTCTGCTCCAGTCAATCTCTTCACCTGCTAACGTCCTGGAGGAGTACAACCACCTCGGAGACAACCTGAACATCCCGTCCCTGGACTTCGGTTCTGAAGATAGCCTGGGGCTCGACATGCAGCAAATAGCGTCGATTTTCCAGGTGGACACAGCCTCCACTGAGATCAGCAGGCAGGCTGCCTCCTGCCCCTGGAACAACCTGCCAAGGATCTGCTAGAACCGTGGCAGTGCTCCGGTCTGATGCGGGATCCACGGCTTTCATGTAACTAAACTTTTTCCTATACTATGCAATATTTTTCAAACACACCACTATTGTATTAAAGACATAAACAAACAATTACGTAAGTGCATTGTATTATAGTAATGTTTACAgtgatttgtttttttcttttttttttcttttttggttgtACGATGATCTTGAGGATCTGCAGTAAAGATCTGTTCAGCCATTTTGATGTGCTTAGCACTGAAAACATTGGAGCAGACCCTAACAATGACGATGTCGGTGCGACCGAGAGAGCTCAATCCATGGGAATTCATCTGTCGAAATGGATTCTACTCCACGACATCTTCTTTTCCGACATATTATGCGATCTCTCTGGCTATTTTTTGTGGAATCACATGAGCCGGTGCATCATCATTCCATGAGTTCCAAACATTAACATTAAGACGCATCCCAAGCCCAGGATGTGGAGAACTTTACTTCCACGTTATAAGTTTGCTTGTCGACTCAGGGAGGTAAGATTTCGTGTTTTGGGAGATGATTATGGTATGGAGCTGAAAGTCATATTCAAGAGCTTAGATTTGCCACATTTTGCTCGTCAGAAGAAGCAGGAAATCAGCACAATTAGGACATCTCAATCCTCTTAAgccaatttttccatgtgaatTGCCAATTCAGGAATTGCCTGAGAATCTTGAGAAGTGACTCATTCAATGATCAGTCTTCTCTCAGGTCTCCTCAACCCTTGTCTACAATAAAGAAGAGCACTTAATACTTTCGATTTACGGCATGGGATCTGCCAATAGGAGTCGTGTGTCGTATGTCCAAGAAATTACTAGTACCCAGCAGGGCATGAAGCCGAGGGAGCTACGATTAAGGTCCAGTGTCGCTCAAGACACGGAATCTGCATGACTGTACAGAGTCAATGCAGGATGAGTTTTACCTTGTTTTATGCCACACATTCCTCACTCACTTCTTGTGCTAAGTTGCTCAAATAAGTCTGCTCTTCTCTTCCTCCCTTTCCGCCTCATGATCGAGAGGGAAGACGAACAAGATAATCGCATTCAATCATGGAGAAGTTCCCCGATGTCATTCTCGACATCCAATCCTGTCTAGCCCAGGAACATTATTGTTTATATGTGTAATTGTGAACAGAATGAATAATATGGAAAAGTTTTAACATTAATTACTGAAAAATTGGTAGAAAAACCAGCCCATAATACTTGCATTATTCTTCAATTTCTAATTTTCCTTGTCGTGGAAAAttagataaataaattcaaGGAAAGTAAAAAAGAGTTACAAAATGGCTCTCCTACACCTCAAGCGTGGAAAGAATGCTTAAGCTACAGCTATCTACTACTATAACAGCTTGCCACAGGACCATTGGACCGGTAACACGGCAAGACAGATATAccgagaagagagagagaaaaattaattctgCTTTCTCTATGACATCCTACCATCGTTTCGACCTTACAAACACGATTACAACACGTTTGTGTACATATATACCTTCATCTTGAGACAGATTATCCTCGTCTGAATTTTGTGTTTCATGTCAGAAGGCAGAACTCCACAAAGCATTCTCGCCTTCCCCACACCTGCGGTGAACTTCCTTCATCCTTTCGACGGACTTGCATATTCCGCTGCAGGTCCAGTCAAATGAAGCCACGCACACATTTCCCGCTTGTGCTTTCCACTCGCAATCTACAGTAACAtgtcaaattttaatttcttttttgaatcACCGTATGATTGGGCATTTAATGAGAACAAAAGATGATCCTGTATCACCTAAGCCAATAACAACAATGTTATTGGCTCTTTCTAATAAGTTGACTGTCCTGTCCAAATATCCTGAGCTTATTCTATTTGCTGATGTTATTGTTGCATCATGTATAAAGCAGAATACAAAGATCGTTCTCGGGTCGAGGAACATACATAGGAAAGAATTATTGGAATTCAAACATAGATAACTGGAGAAACAAAATGAAGATTGAACTTACCCGGTGGAGTCCCGCAGCACAGTCTTCGATCATCGACGTGCTCCACATCCAACCCAATAAACCAAGAACCGAGCGAAACATCTTCATTTGCGTATTTGTGTAGCACATGCCTAATGATTACAATTGGAACGGAAACAGGTGACAACCAGCACAGAGGTTGGATATGGAAAACAATCGCAGCTTCCTTTATTCATATTCAAAACAAGTTCATGCTCTTACTCATTTCTATGTATTTTTGAAGAAATAAAAACAGCATTCCAGGTTCTCCCTGAAAATATTTCCACAGACAATAACCCgaaatatttttcttgtttcaAAGTTTTACAGAAaggaaattaatgaatttttccTTAACCTTTTTATGGCCAATATAAACTTCTTTATGCGCAAAAGAACTTACTGGTTAATTGATACGTAGGATGCTAAATCTTTCGAAATTGCATAGAGCTGTCCTGTAGCATGGCGGAAATACTTATTTCCCTCTTCACCGAATTTCCAGTACTCAGGTTCGTGGTATCTCACGCCCCTATTAAGAGAACAGGGCAATTAGGTAAATGAATGTTAGTATTAGATTACATTTTTCTAGAATATGGGACTGATTTGTATGATGAAAGTTGGGAGGAAACAGCTCACTTTTGGGCAAGCACAGGACCAGATTTCATGCACCCAATATAGACTCGAGGGTTCGAGCGATGCCGAGCTAAAGTTGATCCAAGTGTAGCTGCAGAATTACAATGTTTTGAAGTTTTCCAATAGTCTAAGTTGAAAATTCTAAACTTTCAATCACAAAGTAATTAGATAGTCTGCAGGTGCAAATTATTACCTATATTTACGTGCACATCATCATCCACTTTGACATAGAAATCTGCATCCCACAGGGAAACAGCAGTTGCAAAGTACGTCTTTGTTTTGGCTGATAATTCGAGATAACCCTCTACATGCTCCTGTTTTGGATATAACATGCAGAAGATGACTAAGATGATAATCAGATTAAGAAGATCTAATAGGGCATAACCAACAATAAATTAACAGAGAAAGGAACTGAAAATAAAAGAGCAGTACCAGCCTCAAAAAGTCACCATGCCTCTTATCTTCGGCTTCAATGGCTCTATCAAGGATACCGCCCGATGTGGCACTGAGGAGGAAAGCAATAGATCAGCCAAGATAACTGACTGAAATTTCTAATAGATGAGAATTCTTTGGCCTCGGATGATAACAGTAAATAGCTGACGCTTAGcataatatcaattttttgtaTTCTTACCTGTGGCCTATCACAAAGCGGATTATGATGCCCTTTTCTTCTTCGagctttcttctcttctcgcCTAATTATATCACAATCACAAGATATGAGTGATCATCATGACTTCAgattcaacttttttttttctttgtatgTATTTGTGAAACTGCAGGGATCTGATCGTGAACCTTGGGGCATCCATGTAGCACGGACTGAATCTCTCCTTTTACGGCTGCTAAAAGCAGTGTTGATTCCTACTACCATTAAGTATTTTCTCTTCCCAGTTGTTTCGCTGACCTTCAGATC
This genomic window contains:
- the LOC116195793 gene encoding transcription factor MYB101-like; its protein translation is MVAHSGGYQSDDGMLTMPNGSSSASSASGGNAAGMAKQQALKKGPWTAAEDAILMEYVKKNGEGNWNAVQKNTSLSRCGKSCRLRWTNHLRPNLKKGSFTPEEERLILQLHAQLGNKWARMAAQLPGRTDNEIKNYWNTRIKRRIRQGLPLYPNDIASQKPETSPPMQLEAQPAATAPIRGRPPLQIPTRTISQFLAQSHSPSSTPSPVHLSPHSYHQLKTNFTHSLSLFDPASPLSPSTSSLSSPHGLHSPHGLPSPHGLPSRHSLPSPHSPTILSPNLVLNSYQDTNASFPGFSFPQQTSALQLPTASSFQFTPLTFNLNSTQGLQTSQPPGTVYTPTKPEELPSYQSYQSQQEKSVLGPEPEPKPDEQETRSKPSLPYSSSMGLLEDLLQQAEALTSNENSQDQNNFFQLQDQKSEFSLKSGYAWDDVANGSDSSSADAGSEIKNEVKDESGSLHEDLTALLQSISSPANVLEEYNHLGDNLNIPSLDFGSEDSLGLDMQQIASIFQVDTASTEISRQAASCPWNNLPRIC
- the LOC116192636 gene encoding probable beta-1,3-galactosyltransferase 2; protein product: MTGKSRGAESVSRKWAFLLCIGCFCAGMLFSNRMWTVPEVKEEIPRGTTTAEEKLKIVSEGCVPKSKDVKHDTEDILGEVSKTHNAIQTLDKTISSLEMELAAARAAQESILSGSPLSDDLKVSETTGKRKYLMVVGINTAFSSRKRRDSVRATWMPQGEKRRKLEEEKGIIIRFVIGHSATSGGILDRAIEAEDKRHGDFLRLEHVEGYLELSAKTKTYFATAVSLWDADFYVKVDDDVHVNIATLGSTLARHRSNPRVYIGCMKSGPVLAQKGVRYHEPEYWKFGEEGNKYFRHATGQLYAISKDLASYVSINQHVLHKYANEDVSLGSWFIGLDVEHVDDRRLCCGTPPDCEWKAQAGNVCVASFDWTCSGICKSVERMKEVHRRCGEGENALWSSAF